Proteins encoded by one window of Salvia splendens isolate huo1 chromosome 7, SspV2, whole genome shotgun sequence:
- the LOC121810281 gene encoding chromatin modification-related protein EAF1 B-like isoform X1 has protein sequence MGCSSAHVRIVNAEVDSMGGVVEGGLGIAIKSSPHKVAIEKVQVELRQECGVRDERKRELGFLEKGGNLLEYDFGTVASVSVQSTSVTDQHPDQFVTSEAKGSLAFTASPRLDSVESCGRPGTTLCDPNSADNLLLFEAENEFSEGRSRRSSVKQSDQSFQMDVGLQTREQGDSATFSLPRKAYKRRNRSWPNRDGARLSSTSTDVNPAQGLHEIPLPFCHVPKDVEVLPSDANNQNIMSNLNSKPTSPSKDIHPKAVAIDCQAIGLDELRPSKSTKDQVQGVSLDTASDVIASENLLNGQLNQQSLLVVADTRKQIDSNEPEAIKTLEMASAATVCQPSATTLKVENQSTSCQTNDFSRKIGDDTITDIHRNNDSEMCTVVGNLDSNGNPKNQYPQDGTTVPESDKFAKETNDTEENNSSAFTNNESASAHHSKPDNDSLLVPNELDQVESSLQDMVKDQGTSEGMVAPVTSQLESGVKPTVLLVDNSGQPKERHQETFDPSKSELPDFAFSNGVSTISTEAQTSPGSDSKLASSVDEDSVLKEAQIIEAKRKRIAGLSVVTSPVEISQKCHWDYVLEEMTWLANDFAQERIWKLAAASQISYQVAVVSRLRKQESRSGLDAKRVAHTLAKAIMEFWRSIELQAHETSKEQEQHCRKNGALSIRAYAVSFFKCDKPDVFYNQAEVPVTPDRISDSGIDLSWDDSLTEENLFYTVAPGAVEAYRMTIDSHLAQYGRIGSSAQEEVVTFACDAAADFESHYNEYDEDEGETNIYSMPMAFESTKSSRYGQKKRRHLVQGYGARPYVLGSDLLPMQSSENRFVAPQFAILAKRPGSNINVSIPTKRMRTASRRVISPFGIGASGCIQVPNKTDASSCDTNSFQDDQTTVRGGYAVPNSLEVDSAGEFEKQLPSDYAEVSTKPKKKKNAKHLNSTYEQRWPIDSSFQNEQFHRDLYQKRTEINQPDSNGNNGLLGQHIAKKPKLMRQSQDNTFDSIPPSALSVPSPVGSQMSNMSNQNQFIRMLSGRDRGRKPKSLKLPSGQSGSGSSWSLFEDQALVVLAHDLGPNWELVSDAFNSTLHFKCIFRKAKECKERHISLMDKGSGDGADSADDSGSLQPYPSTLPGIPKHVMQGSARQLFQRLQGPMEEDTLKSHFEKIVVIGQKQLYRKTQNDNQDPKQFQRPHASHTIALSQVCPNNQNGGTVLTPLDLCDANLSGPDVVPLGYQGALSSGLAIPNQATTTQTLPASGATAALQGASHMTGNNLSSSPGPLNASTRDARYGLPRSGSLPAEEHQRMHLYNQMITGRNIPQSSISAPGAVPGPDRGARMLSSGNGMGMISGANRNMPIARPAVQGIPSSSMVNSGNAVSPGLSSGNMHTGVGAGQGSSVVRPSEASNIQRPGQSQDPQRQMMASDLQTLGNSQGVPHVAGLSSSFTNPATSPPVPSHPLHHQPPHPISPQQPQVLSPHQSHFQGPANHAPNNQQQAYAYRLAKERQLQHRLLQQQHQLPQQFAASNSVMSHVQSQTLLPVSASPILNSPQVQPQTSSPTVPLSPSIPVPSMNTMPQHLQKPQMATQGVSQNAQSGGSGLNNQTGKQRARQPHQPSQANRQHPQQRQQLQAQQQAKVKGAGRWMQQNISTDVVLPNGVSTIPGNQCLEKAEPVTSSMQSQGLSTSSAQNAVQPSRQYMASQSNQALPQQKMYSVQPTPQPDNSSQSHGPSASPSVSSAPQQSSSSVAVAGPNNQTPSHQKFLNQNQPALQRLAQPNRQIMPNPLSKPHGRYSNVNHHPASGSAGTDAITTSPQVSNTGSNAVPVVSQPSSHKWHASEPLVDSNSLNSPQSLVSIPSNSSDPVPQEAQGLGPRPPSRLPIARHDTNAQRQQLQQSLQAPSPAPQPQQHQQPLQLLHSQHQAQLLQAGSGNMYGRSSDTRLE, from the exons ATGGGATGCAGTTCAGCACATGTTCGCATAGTCAATGCCGAAGTTGATTCTATGGGAGGTGTTGTTGAGGGTGGACTTGGAATTGCTATCAAATCTTCTCCGCATAAAGTAGCAATCGAGAAGGTTCAAGTGGAGCTCAG GCAAGAATGTGGTGTTCGGGATGAAAGGAAAAGAGAATTGGGATTTCTTGAGAAG GGTGGAAACCTCTTAGAGTATGATTTTGGGACTGTTGCTTCAGTTAGTGTTCAGTCTACTTCAGTCACCGACCAACATCCTGACCAGTTTGTGACCAG TGAAGCAAAAGGCAGTCTTGCATTTACAGCATCACCTCGTCTAGACTCTGTTGAGAGCTGTGGTAGACCCGGGACAACTCTTTGCGACCCTAATAGTGCTGATAATCTCTTGTTATTTGAAGCTGAAAATGAATTTTCTGAAGGTAGGAGTCGTAGGAGTAGTGTTAAGCAATCTGATCAATCGTTCCAAATGGACGTGGGTCTCCAAACTCGGGAACAAGGGGATTCagctactttttctcttcctagAAAAGCATATAAGAGAAGGAACAGATCTTGGCCCAATCGTGATGGAGCTAGGTTGAGTTCTACTTCTACTGATGTAAATCCTGCTCAGGGGCTTCACGAAATTCCCCTACCATTTTGTCATGTCCCCAAGGATGTTGAAGTATTGCCGTCTGATGCgaataatcaaaatataatgTCAAATCTGAATTCAAAGCCTACAAGCCCAAGTAAGGATATTCATCCTAAGGCTGTAGCAATAGATTGCCAGGCTATTGGGTTAGATGAGCTGAGGCCTTCTAAATCAACAAAGGACCAGGTACAAGGTGTTTCCTTGGATACTGCATCAGATGTTATTGCTTCTGAGAACCTGTTAAATGGTCAACTTAACCAACAATCACTTTTAGTGGTTGCAGACACTCGTAAGCAGATAGATTCTAATGAGCCTGAAGCAATCAAGACTCTAGAAATGGCTTCTGCAGCTACTGTGTGTCAGCCAAGTGCAACTACTTTAAAAGTTGAGAATCAATCTACTTCATGCCAGACTAATGATTTTAGCAGAAAGATAGGGGATGATACCATCACTGACATTCATCGGAACAATGATAGTGAAATGTGTACTGTAGTGGGAAATCTTGACTCTAACGGGAATCCTAAAAATCAATATCCACAAGATGGGACCACTGTTCCAGAAAGCGACAAGTTTGCAAAAGAGACAAATGATACTGAAGAAAATAACAGCTCTGCTTTTACCAACAACGAGTCCGCTTCTGCTCATCATAGTAAGCCGGATAATGATTCTTTACTCGTCCCAAATGAATTAGATCAAGTGGAATCTTCATTACAAGACATGGTGAAAGATCAAGGTACCAGCGAGGGCATGGTAGCTCCTGTCACCTCTCAATTAGAATCTGGGGTGAAACCCACTGTTCTTTTGGTTGATAATTCAGGACAGCCTAAAGAAAGGCATCAGGAAACTTTTGATCCCTCAAAATCAGAGTTGCCTGACTTTGCATTCTCAAATGGGGTTTCTACTATTTCCACTGAGGCTCAAACTTCTCCTGGGTCGGACTCAAAATTGGCAAGCAGTGTTGATGAAGATTCAGTATTGAAAGAAGCACAAATTATAGAG GCCAAACGCAAGAGAATTGCAGGATTGTCTGTTGTTACATCGCCAGTTGAGATTTCCCAAAAATGTCATTGGGATTATGTACTTGAAGAAATGACGTGGTTGGCTAATGATTTTGCACAG GAGCGTATTTGGAAACTAGCCGCTGCATCTCAAATATCTTACCAAGTTGCTGTCGTTTCTCGTTTGAGAAAACAAGAAAGCCGTTCGGGCCTGGATGCAAAGAGAGTTGCCCATACCTTGGCTAAAGCCATCATGGAATTCTGGCGCTCTATAGAATTGCAAGCTCAT GAGACAAGCAAAGAACAGGAGCAGCATTGCCGAAAAAATGGGGCACTTTCAATCCGGGCTTATGCAGTCAGTTTCTTTAAATGTGATAAACCAGATGTTTTCTATAACCAAGCAGAGGTGCCAGTAACACCGGATAGAATATCCGACTCTGGAATAGACCTTTCATGGGATGATAGTTTGACCGAA GAGAACCTTTTCTACACAGTAGCCCCTGGAGCTGTGGAGGCCTATAGAATGACAATTGATTCCCATTTGGCTCAGTATGGC AGAATTGGGAGTTCTGCGCAAGAGGAAGTGGTGACATTTGCTTGTGATGCTGCAGCAG ACTTTGAATCTCATTATAATGAGTATGATGAGGACGAGGGAGAAACAAACATTTATAGCATGCCGATGGCCTTTGAAAGTACCAAATCTTCAAGATATGGCCAAAAGAAGCGGAGACATTTAGTGCAAGGATATGGTGCAAGGCCATATGTACTGGGCTCTGATCTGCTCCCTATGCAGTCTTCGGAGAACAGATTCGTAGCTCCACAGTTTGCTATACTGGCAAAACGACCAGGCAGCAATATTAACGTGTCAATTCCTACCAAACGGATGCGAACTGCATCCCGGAGAGTTATCAGTCCTTTTGGCATAGGGGCATCTGGATGCATCCAGGTTCCAAATAAAACAGATGCTTCAAGTTGTGATACAAATTCATTTCAGGATGATCAGACCACCGTGCGTGGTGGATACGCCGTTCCAAATAGCTTGGAAGTTGACTCAGCTGGGGAATTTGAAAAGCAATTACCATCTGACTATGCCGAAGTATCAACAaaaccaaagaagaagaaaaatgcaAAGCATCTG AATTCAACATATGAACAGAGATGGCCGATTGATTCTAGCTTTCAAAATGAACAG TTTCATAGGGATCTTTATCAAAAGAGGACTGAGATTAATCAGCCCGATTCAAATGGAAATAATG GGTTACTGGGTCAACACATTGCAAAGAAGCCGAAGCTTATGCGGCAATCACAAGATAACACTTTTGACAGTATCCCACCAAGTGCGCTGTCCGTTCCTTCACCAGTGGGCTCCCAAATGAGTAATATGTCCAATCAAAACCAATTTATTAGAATGCTTAGTGGTCGCGACCGGGGTAGGAAACCTAAATCTTTGAAG TTGCCATCTGGCCAATCGGGTTCAGGAAGTTCGTGGTCACTCTTTGAGGACCAG GCCCTTGTTGTCCTAGCACATGACCTAGGGCCCAACTGGGAGCTTGTAAGTGATGCTTTTAACAGCACTTTGCATTTCAAG TGTATATTCCGCAAAGCTAAAGAATGCAAGGAGCGGCATATATCCCTTATGGATAAAGGTTCTGGCGATGGGGCTGATAGTGCTGATGACTCTGGGTCTTTGCAACCTTATCCATCTACATTACCTGGCATTCCAAAG CATGTTATGCAGGGAAGTGCCAGGCAGTTGTTTCAACGTTTACAGGGGCCAATGGAAGAAGATACTCTTAAATCTCACTTTGAGAAGATAGTTGTGATTGGACAGAAACAACTTTATCGGAAAACTCAG AATGATAACCAGGATCCAAAGCAATTCCAGCGACCTCACGCCTCTCACACGATTGCTCTTTCTCAAGTGTGTCCAAATAATCAAAATGGAGGCACTGTTTTAAC GCCTCTAGATCTGTGCGATGCAAACCTTTCTGGGCCTGATGTAGTTCCTCTTGGGTATCAAGGGGCACTTTCTAGTGGATTGGCTATTCCTAATCAGGCTACAACGACTCAAACGCTTCCTGCATCTGGTGCCACCGCTGCATTACAGGGAGCATCACATATGACTGGCAATAATTTATCATCCTCACCGGGTCCTCTTAATGCATCTACGAG GGATGCTAGATATGGACTTCCCAGGTCTGGATCATTGCCTGCTGAAGAACATCAGAGGATGCATCTCTACAATCAAATGATAACTGGTAGAAACATACCACAATCCAGCATCTCTGCTCCTGGAGCCGTTCCAGGACCTGATCGTGGTGCTCGTATGCTTTCTAGTGGAAATGGCATGGGTATGATATCAGGTGCTAACAGAAACATGCCTATAGCAAGGCCTGCAGTGCAAGGAATTCCTTCATCATCTATGGTTAATTCTGGCAATGCAGTTTCCCCGGGTTTGTCATCCGGAAATATGCACACTGGGGTAGGCGCTGGTCAGGGAAGCTCAGTTGTCAGACCTAGTGAAGCTTCGAACATCCAGCGG CCTGGCCAGAGCCAAGATCCACAGAGGCAAATGATGGCGTCTGACCTCCAGACGCTTGGCAACAGTCAAGGAGTGCCTCACGTTGCTGGATTAAGTTCCTCTTTTACTAACCCGGCGACTTCACCGCCTGTGCCATCTCACCCTCTTCATCATCAACCACCCCATCCGATATCTCCACAGCAGCCTCAAGTTCTCAGTCCTCACCAGTCACATTTTCAAGGACCAGCAAATCATGCTCCCAACAACCAGCAGCAAGCCTATGCCTATCGTTTGGCCAAAGAGAGGCAGCTGCAACATCGTTTACTGCAGCAACAACACCAGCTGCCGCAACAGTTTGCTGCCTCAAATTCTGTGATGTCGCATGTGCAGTCGCAGACTCTGCTTCCTGTATCGGCATCTCCAATCCTAAACAGTCCACAAGTACAACCCCAGACAAGTTCTCCAACGGTACCACTTTCTCCATCGATACCCGTTCCTTCGATGAATACAATGCCTCAGCACCTGCAGAAACCTCAAATGGCAACTCAAGGAGTTTCACAAAATGCTCAGTCTGGTGGAAGTGGTTTAAACAATCAGACGGGTAAGCAACGGGCAAGGCAACCACATCAGCCTTCACAAGCTAATAGGCAACATCCTCAGCAGCGACAGCAGTTACAAGCTCAGCAACAAGCTAAGGTCAAGGGAGCTGGTAGATGGATGCAGCAGAATATCTCAACTGATGTCGTCTTACCAAATGGAGTTTCGACAATTCCTGGGAACCAATGTTTGGAGAAAGCAGAACCTGTCACCAGCTCTATGCAAAGTCAAGGTTTGTCTACTAGTTCCGCACAAAATGCTGTGCAACCATCAAGGCAATACATGGCTTCACAATCCAATCAAGCCCTACCCCAGCAAAAGATGTATTCAGTCCAACCAACACCTCAGCCCGATAATAGCAGTCAAAGTCATGGTCCTTCTGCTTCTCCTTCTGTTTCGTCTGCTCCCCAGCAGTCCAGTTCATCTGTGGCTGTTGCTGGGCCAAACAACCAAACACCATCTCACCAGAAGTTTTTGAATCAAAATCAACCAGCTCTTCAGAGACTTGCTCAACCAAATCGCCAGATTATGCCCAACCCATTAAGTAAACCCCATGGTAGATATTCTAATGTCAATCATCATCCAGCAAGTGGCTCTGCTGGAACGGATGCAATCACAACATCACCTCAGGTTTCTAACACCGGTTCAAATGCAGTTCCAGTTGTTTCACAGCCAAGTTCTCATAAGTGGCATGCTTCCGAACCATTAGTGGATTCGAATTCATTAAATTCACCCCAAAGCTTGGTCTCTATACCGTCTAACTCAAGTGATCCTGTGCCGCAAGAAGCCCAAGGGCTTGGCCCGAGACCACCTTCCAGATTGCCCATAGCTAGGCATGACACTAATGCACAAAGGCAACAGCTACAGCAATCACTACAGGCTCCCTCTCCGGCACCCCAACCTCAGCAGCACCAACAGCCACTGCAGCTGCTACATTCTCAGCACCAGGCACAGCTTCTTCAAGCAGGGAGTGGCAATATGTATGGTAGGTCAAGCGACACTAGATTGGAATGA